DNA from Arthrobacter sp. SLBN-112:
TGCTAATTGTCCGGCTTCCTCGCCATGAACCATTCGGTAAAGGCGCTGGCGCGGCCGGATCCGTCGAATGTGACGACCCACAGGTTGTCGTACATGGGGCGTCCACCCGAGTAGGTGGTGACGCCTTGGACAAAGGCGGTGGACCCCTCGCAGCCCAGCAGTTCCCAGGTGAACGTCCAGTCCGCGGGCTCGTCACGTGCCGCGAGCCAGCCCTGGATGATCCCGTCCTGGCCCCGCCAGGGTTCGGGATCGCGGGGACGCGTCTCGTAGAGCGCGTCCGGGGTGAAGAGGGCGCGGATGTCCTCCGGGCCGTTGCTGGTCCAGGCAGCCTGGTATTTTTCCATCCAGGACCAGATGAAGTCGCGGGCTGAAGCGAGTTGGGTCATTATCCGGTTGTACCCGCGGAACATCCCGCGCGCAACAACCGGTTCAGCCGTTGGCGGCGGCGATCCACACGCCGATCACCCAGGTGCTGGCGGCAAGGCAGGCGAGCCCGAATTCCGCCAGCATCCCCAGCCCGGTGGCCTTCAGGGCAGCCCAGCTGGACCTCGCCGCCGTCGAAAAATCCCGTGTCCGGGTGTACTCGCTGAGGAGGAGCCCGGCCGCGAAGCCAACGAAAAGGCCCACCACCGGGATGATAAACATCCCCACCACGCCCGCCACAACGGCCACCACGATGCTGCGGCTGGGAATGGCGTGCTGCTTGAGCTTCCTGCCAGTGAGGACAGCGCCCGCGGTCATCCCCGCGGCGACAAAGATCATGGCCACCGCGAACACCACCCACCCTGCCGTCCCG
Protein-coding regions in this window:
- a CDS encoding nuclear transport factor 2 family protein, which encodes MTQLASARDFIWSWMEKYQAAWTSNGPEDIRALFTPDALYETRPRDPEPWRGQDGIIQGWLAARDEPADWTFTWELLGCEGSTAFVQGVTTYSGGRPMYDNLWVVTFDGSGRASAFTEWFMARKPDN
- a CDS encoding DUF456 domain-containing protein; protein product: MSSETVVTILCGLAILVGVAGTIIPVLPGSVLIGLSLLAWAIWGGAGTAGWVVFAVAMIFVAAGMTAGAVLTGRKLKQHAIPSRSIVVAVVAGVVGMFIIPVVGLFVGFAAGLLLSEYTRTRDFSTAARSSWAALKATGLGMLAEFGLACLAASTWVIGVWIAAANG